The following are encoded together in the Brassica napus cultivar Da-Ae chromosome A9, Da-Ae, whole genome shotgun sequence genome:
- the LOC125578035 gene encoding uncharacterized protein LOC125578035, translating into MKREGRQHGVVRTLMILPSELNPRPAKLFVNRFDSPPAFGVFAKVSSKPTNHSKFTGRCERSKCSDCHASPAKKSANKSKGRRKEQAMASWTEDKLHCLVRSDLSGEDYEALVYDNDNYY; encoded by the coding sequence ATGAAGAGAGAAGGTCGCCAACACGGTGTTGTTCGGACATTGATGATTCTTCCTTCCGAATTAAACCCGCGACCCGCAAAACTGTTTGTGAACCGGTTTGATTCACCACCAGCTTTTGGAGTATTTGCCAAAGTGTCATCAAAACCGACTAACCACTCGAAATTCACAGGAAGATGTGAAAGGTCCAAGTGCAGTGATTGCCATGCCTCACCGGCTAAGAAGTCAGCCAACAAATCTAAAGGTCGCCGTAAGGAACAAGCAATGGCTTCGTGGACTGAGGATAAGCTACATTGTCTCGTCAGATCGGACTTAAGCGGAGAAGATTATGAAGCTCTTGTGTATGATAATgacaattattattaa
- the LOC106357199 gene encoding uncharacterized protein LOC106357199 encodes MDKALLALSLKDDDDVPFTLPDLPQYYFSERNACSLIGRLLNPEFQNMANLILDMPRKWQKVNRVRGIALTREIFQFIFTHAHDLQDVLDKGMQTYNDWGLALERWVERPPFGYLQFVSIWVRISNILVNHYTAPAITELGELISHVELVAFDPEKSQRQDYVRVKIRIDVSKPLKKSRTLNLPGGDQTTIFYFYEKVQKRCTHCQRLTHAKPRCPFLVNNPSMQEASASNHHHPQSSKIQPFLSEDDPLFGDLKEDQVGINPFSGRPRIDPAVLQEMRNYLLASSKEDRHVREQRVIFSVKEAEQNPISQKMTLQLLSPLIFTTDIDKGKGIVFDFGKNHYNPKDSVFSPQTPKLMESAIAAGHSLVNSTTNVFCRLELPSNQASSSQIQLSSVPFAGFSSPTLKKEKPKRKPGRYKKIPISQRKTSKSETKKQDSVAVDHGLNKKRKAEDDLAGASKAAKRIASEMVPKEGPSKA; translated from the coding sequence ATGGATAAAGCCCTCTTAGCACTTTCTcttaaagatgatgatgatgtgccCTTCACTCTACCTGATCTTCCTCAGTATTATTTTTCAGAAAGAAACGCATGCAGTCTCATCGGCCGACTACTCAACCCAGAATTTCAGAATATGGCTAATCTGATCCTGGACATGCCTCGGAAATGGCAAAAAGTGAATCGTGTTAGAGGCATCGCTCTTACTAGGGAAATATTTCAGTTCATATTCACACATGCACATGATCTTCAAGATGTTCTAGACAAAGGCATGCAGACCTACAATGACTGGGGACTGGCTTTAGAAAGATGGGTTGAAAGACCGCCGTTTGGTTATCTACAGTTTGTCTCAATCTGGGTAAGAATCAGCAATATCCTAGTCAACCACTACACGGCGCCAGCAATAACGGAACTTGGTGAGTTGATTAGCCATGTAGAACTCGTAGCCTTTGACCCTGAAAAATCGCAGAGACAAGATTATGTTCGTGTGAAGATCCGTATTGATGTCTCCAAACCTCTTAAGAAATCAAGGACTCTGAACCTCCCTGGTGGAGATCAAACAACTATCttctatttttatgaaaaagttCAAAAGAGGTGTACTCACTGTCAAAGGCTTACACATGCAAAGCCTAGATGTCCTTTTCTGGTTAATAATCCAAGCATGCAAGAAGCTTCTGCGAgtaatcatcatcatcctcagtCTTCAAAGATTCAGCCGTTCTTATCAGAAGATGATCCTCTCTTTGGAGATTTAAAAGAGGACCAAGTTGGCATCAATCCTTTCTCAGGTCGTCCTCGTATTGATCCTGCAGTTCTTCAAGAAATGCGTAACTATCTACTCGCCTCTAGCAAGGAAGATAGACACGTCAGAGAACAGAGAGTTATTTTCTCTGTTAAAGAAGCAGAACAAAATCCTATCTCTCAGAAGATGACGCTTCAGCTTCTATCTCCTCTAATCTTTACAACAGACATCGACAAAGGAAAAGgaattgtttttgattttggcAAAAATCATTACAATCCCAAAGACTCAGTGTTCAGCCCTCAGACGCCTAAACTAATGGAGTCAGCAATAGCAGCGGGTCACTCTTTGGTTAACTCTACAACCAATGTTTTCTGTAGACTCGAATTGCCATCCAACCAAGCTTCATCAAGTCAGATTCAACTATCTAGTGTTCCTTTTGCTGGTTTCTCGAGCCCGACATTAAAGAAGGAAAAACCTAAGAGAAAACCAGGAAGGTACAAAAAAATTCCCATCTCTCAGAGGAAAACATCGAAGTCAGAGACAAAGAAGCAAGACTCTGTAGCTGTTGATCATGGTCTCAACAAGAAACGCAAAGCGGAAGATGATTTGGCCGGTGCATCCAAGGCTGCTAAGCGCATTGCATCAGAGATGGTCCCAAAGGAGGGACCGTCCAAAGCTTAA
- the LOC106419961 gene encoding cysteine-rich PDZ-binding protein-like, whose product MVCDKCEKKLSKVIVPDKWKDGARNVTEGGGRKINENKLLSKKNRWTPYGTATTKCTICKQQVHQDGKYCHTCAYSKGVCAMCGKQVLDTKMYKQSNV is encoded by the exons ATGGTGTGCGATAAGT GTGAGAAGAAGTTATCAAAGGTGATAGTTCCAGATAAGTGGAAGGATGGTGCTCGTAATGTTACCGAAGGTGGTGGCCGCAAGATCAACGAGAACAAACTTCTCTCCAAGAAGAACAG ATGGACACCTTACGGTACTGCTACCACGAAGTGCACGATCTGCAAGCAGCAAGTGCATCAAGATGGTAAATATTGTCACACATGTGCCTATAGCAAAG GAGTGTGTGCCATGTGCGGGAAGCAAGTGTTGGACACGAAGATGTATAAGCAAAGCAATGTTTAA
- the LOC106419305 gene encoding phospholipase A I isoform X1, giving the protein MSWGLGWKRSSESFRLSLSYGADDLNEDPIRSPSASPFGSPTSITSSACSSPSAVEDPELGFRIDLDWTAGDSEDQVALRLESQLMVALPAPNDTVVVEFNGEGEEVGVVMRVEKRREPLRAVTLMKAAGSGQQYDGVGVLTRLMRSDMMPAAIPAPAIDVASSCGEHWKTVTSLSLSGVGLLVMPVEVTELPLLEKLCLENNKLSVLPPELGKLKNLKVLRVDNNLLISVPAELRQCVGLVELSLEHNKLIRPLLDFRAMAGLRILRLFGNPLEFLPEILPLHQLRQLSLVNVRIVSDENLRSVNVQIETENTSYFGASRHKLSAFSPLIFRSSSCHHPLLASTLVKIMQDEGNRSVIGKDENAVRQLISMITSDNRHVVEQACVALSSLARDVSVAMQLMKCDIMKPTETVLKSAAPDEVISVLQVVVTLAFVSDSVSQKMLTKDMLKSLKSLCAHKNPEVQRQALLAVGNLAFCLENRRILITSESLRELLMRLTVTPEPRVNKAAARALAILGENDILRRSIKGRQVPKQGLRILTMDGGGMKGLATVQILKEIEKGSGKRIHELFDLICGTSTGGMLAIALGVKLMTLEQCEEIYKNLGKLVFAEPVPKDNEAASWREKLDQLYKSSSQSFRVVIHGSKHSADEFERLLKEMCADEDGDLLIESAVKNVPKVFVVSTLVSVMPAQPFIFRNYQYSVGTPEMSYAFSDHSGGSTLTSSTASDQAGYYKQSAFMGSCKHQVWQAIRASSAAPYYLDDFSVDSYRWQDGAIVANNPTIFAIREAQLLWPDTKIDCLVSIGSGSVPTRVRKGGWRYLDTGQVLIESACSVERVEEALSTLLPMLPEIQYFRFNPVDDRCGMELDETDPAIWLKLEAAIDEYIQSNSQVLKNVCERLTLPFLNDEKWCENLKPRFMNGKQPNRRVESSPSLGWRRNVLLVEAQHSPDSGRVKHHARALESFCSSNGIKLSSLHATPGGPKPSPGTAFPTPFNSPLISGSLPTSPLLFTPDHGPQKFNRIDMVPPLSLDGGHAGKTILSPPSSPPPKRQLYLPLRQMHEKLQNLPQVGIIHLALQNDSNGSILSWQNDVFVVAEPGDLADKFLQSVKFSILSVMQSNRRKAASILSNICSISDLVRIKKCFQVGNIIHRYIGRQTQVMEDDQEIAAFMFRRTVPSTHLTPDDIRWMVGAWRDRIILYSGTFGPTQAVVKAFLDSGAKAVIGPSTEPQETPLITSQGSPFEYNIGENGKFEIGEEEDEEEEEAEREQMEPPTPTATSDWEDSDHEKMNRDDNKCSGLWEDEEEQVSEFVCQLYDMLFRENASVDAALQKALASHRKLRYTCHLPNV; this is encoded by the exons ATGTCGTGGGGGTTAGGGTGGAAGAGATCGTCGGAGAGTTTCCGTCTGAGTCTCTCTTACGGCGCGGACGATCTAAACGAGGATCCAATCCGATCACCGTCCGCTTCTCCGTTCGGATCTCCGACGTCGATCACGTCATCCGCCTGCTCGTCTCCCTCCGCGGTGGAGGATCCGGAGCTAGGTTTCCGGATCGATTTGGACTGGACGGCGGGGGATTCCGAGGATCAGGTCGCGTTGCGGCTCGAGTCGCAGCTGATGGTGGCTTTGCCTGCGCCGAACGATACGGTGGTGGTTGAATTCAACGGGGAAGGAGAGGAAGTTGGGGTGGTGATGAGAGTTGAGAAACGGAGAGAGCCGTTGCGTGCAGTTACGTTGATGAAAGCTGCTGGCTCTGGTCAGCAGTACGATGGTGTAGGGGTGTTAACGAGGCTGATGAGGTCTGATATGATGCCTGCGGCGATTCCTGCGCCGGCTATTGATGTTGCTTCGTCATGTGGGGAGCATTGGAAGACTGTGACCTCGTTGAGTCTGTCTGGTGTTGGTTTGTTG GTAATGCCTGTTGAAGTGACTGAGTTGCCTCTTCTTGAGAAGCTTTGCCTTGAGAACAATAAATTGTCAGTTTTGCCACCTGAGCTAGGGAAGCTGAAGAACCTTAAAGTTCTTAGAGTTGACAACAACTTGCTTATCTCTGTTCCAG CGGAACTAAGACAATGCGTAGGTCTTGTCGAATTATCCTTGGAACACAATAAACTCATCCGGCCTCTGCTTGATTTCAG GGCGATGGCTGGGCTACGAATACTACGGCTTTTTGGTAATCCCCTTGAGTTCCTTCCAGAGATATTACCTTTGCATCAGCTTCGCCAGTTGTCTCTTGTAAATGTCAGAATTGTGTCTGATGAGAATCTTAGATCAGTAAATGTACAGATAGAG ACAGAAAACACTTCCTATTTTGGGGCATCTAGGCACAAGCTAAGTGCCTTCTCTCCCCTTATATTCCGTTCTTCGTCCTGTCACCATCCTCTTCTAGCATCTACATTGGTGAAGATAATGCAAGATGAAGGAAACCGTTCTGTTATTGGTAAAGATGAAAATGCAGTGAGGCAGCTTATAAGTATGATAACTAGTGACAATCGCCATGTG GTTGAGCAAGCATGTGTTGCTTTATCGTCTCTTGCTCGAGATGTTAGCGTAGCAATGCAGCTGATGAAGTGTGATATAATGAAGCCAACTGAAACTGTTCTGAAATCTGCGGCCCCAGACGAAGTGATATCTGTGCTACAAGTCGTGGTCACCCTAGCTTTCGTATCTGATTCCGTTTCTCAGAAGATGCTCACCAAGGATATGCTGAAATCCTTAAAATCCCTTTGTGCTCATAAGAATCCTGAA GTTCAAAGACAAGCCTTATTAGCAGTTGGGAACTTGGCCTTCTGTTTGGAAAATCGTCGTATTCTGATTACTTCCGAGAGTTTGAGGGAGTTATTGATGCGGTTGACTGTCACACCTGAACCACGAGTCAATAAAGCTGCAGCTCGAGCTTTGGCAATTCTTG GAGAAAATGATATTCTGCGACGTTCCATAAAAGGTAGGCAAGTACCAAAACAAGGACTGCGTATACTCACCATGGATGGAGGTGGAATGAAAGGTCTTGCAACGGTGCAGATTCTCAAAGAGATTGAGAAGGGAAGTGGCAAGCGTATACATGAACTATTTGACCTTATATGTGGCACATCAACAGGAGGAATGCTAGCTATTGCTCTTGGTGTCAAGCTTATGACACTGGAGCAATGCGAAGAAATTTACAAGAATCTAG GAAAGCTTGTTTTTGCTGAACCTGTCCCAAAGGACAATGAAGCTGCAAGTTGGCGGGAAAAGTTGGATCAACTATATAAAAGTTCATCGCAAAGTTTCAGAGTTGTCATCCATGGATCCAAG CATAGCgcagacgagttcgagagactGTTAAAGGAAATGTGTGCTGATGAGGATGGGGACTTACTAATAGAATCAGCTGTGAAGAATGTTCCGAAAGTTTTTGTCGTATCTACTCTTGTTAGTGTGATGCCTGCGCAACCATTTATATTCCGGAACTACCAG TATTCTGTTGGAACTCCGGAAATGTCATATGCATTTTCAGATCATTCAGGCGGCAGTACATTAACTTCATCAACTGCCAGTGATCAAGCTGGCTACTACAAGCAAAGTGCGTTTATGGGAAGTTGTAAGCATCAGGTTTGGCAAGCAATACGCGCATCATCAGCTGCTCCATATTATCTTGATGATTTTTCAGTCG ATTCATACCGCTGGCAAGATGGTGCAATAGTGGCAAACAATCCTACTATATTTGCCATTAGAGAAGCACAACTTCTATGGCCTGACACAAAGATTGACTGCTTGGTTTCGATTGGCTCTGGCTCTGTACCAACAAGG GTACGTAAAGGTGGATGGCGTTACTTAGATACTGGACAAGTACTGATTGAGAGTGCTTGCTCAGTGGAACGGGTTGAAGAAGCTCTAAGCACATTGCTTCCTATGTTGCCAGAGATACAATATTTTCGATTCAACCCAG TTGATGATCGTTGTGGAATGGAGTTGGATGAGACTGATCCAGCGATTTGGCTAAAATTAGAAGCTGCAATTGATGAATACATACAAAGCAATTCCCAAGTACTTAAAAACGTCTGTGAGAGATTAACACTCCCCTTCCTAAACGATGAGAAGTGGTGTGAGAATTTGAAACCACGGTTTATGAATGGAAAGCAACCAAACAGAAGAG TAGAGAGCAGTCCTTCTCTAGGATGGAGACGCAATGTTTTGCTTGTGGAGGCTCAGCATAGTCCTGACTCAGGGAGAGTTAAGCATCACGCTCGTGCACTTGAGTCATTTTGTTCGAGTAATGGAATAAAGTTATCTTCACTACATGCTACTCCTGGAGGCCCGAAACCATCTCCAGGAACTGCATTCCCCACACCATTTAACTCTCCTCTAATAAGCGGAAGCTTGCCTACGAGCCCCCTTCTCTTCACTCCTGATCATGGCCCACAAAAGTTTAACAGGATTGACATGGTTCCACCACTTAGCTTGGACGGAGGTCATGCTGGAAAGACCATTTTGTCGCCTCCATCATCTCCTCCACCAAAAAGACAACTCTATCTTCCATTACGTCAAATGCATGAAAAGCTACAGAATTTACCCCAAGTGGGGATTATACATCTCGCGCTTCAGAATGATTCTAATGGTTCGATTCTAAG TTGgcaaaatgatgtatttgtggTTGCTGAACCTGGAGATCTAGCGGATAAGTTTCTCCAAAGCGTCAAATTCAGTATATTATCAGTCATGCAAAGCAATCGCCGAAAGGCTGCATCAATTCTTTCCAACATCTGCTCAATCTCGGATCTGGTGCGTATCAAGAAATGCTTCCAGGTTGGGAATATCATCCACCGTTATATCGGACGCCAAACCCAA GTGATGGAAGATGATCAAGAAATCGCAGCATTTATGTTCCGCAGAACGGTCCCTTCGACCCACCTAACTCCAGATGACATTCGCTGGATG GTAGGAGCATGGAGAGACAGGATTATACTCTACTCAGGAACATTTGGACCAACACAAGCTGTAGTTAAAGCCTTCTTAGACTCTGGTGCCAAAGCTGTGATTGGTCCTTCAACCGAACCGCAAGAGACACCTCTAATCACATCTCAAGGTTCCCCATTTGAATACAACATTGGAGAAAACGGTAAGTTTGagattggagaagaagaagacgaagaagaagaggaagccgAAAGGGAACAGAT
- the LOC106373061 gene encoding CRIB domain-containing protein RIC9, whose translation MSTRFKGIYQKSFKCFSDISDEKDEEMDIGYPTDVRHVSHIGWDSSSSSAPSWLREFKTSNNVLEPNSSWPFTDLKSAMEAFGEVESSKELGKESKKQYLKKKLSSKASKLCDPWSPRFLRSSKVIA comes from the exons ATGTCAACAAGATTCAAGGGAATTTATCAGAAGAGCTTCAAGTGTTTCTCCGACATTTCGG ATGAGAAGGATGAAGAGATGGATATAGGTTATCCTACAGATGTTCGACACGTGTCACATATCGGTTGGGATAGTTCATCGAGTAGTGCACCGAGTTGg CTACGTGAATTCAAGACGAGCAACAACGTTTTAGAGCCAAATTCATCGTGGCCGTTTACAg atTTGAAATCAGCCATGGAAGCATTTGGAGAAGTTGAAAGCAGCAAAGAATTGGGGAAAGAATCAAAGAAACAatacctgaagaagaagctctCTTCAAAAGCCTCTAAATTGTGTGATCCATGGTCACCAAGATTCTTAAGATCAAGCAAGGTCATTGCTTGA
- the LOC106419305 gene encoding phospholipase A I isoform X2 — protein MSWGLGWKRSSESFRLSLSYGADDLNEDPIRSPSASPFGSPTSITSSACSSPSAVEDPELGFRIDLDWTAGDSEDQVALRLESQLMVALPAPNDTVVVEFNGEGEEVGVVMRVEKRREPLRAVTLMKAAGSGQQYDGVGVLTRLMRSDMMPAAIPAPAIDVASSCGEHWKTVTSLSLSGVGLLVMPVEVTELPLLEKLCLENNKLSVLPPELGKLKNLKVLRVDNNLLISVPAELRQCVGLVELSLEHNKLIRPLLDFRAMAGLRILRLFGNPLEFLPEILPLHQLRQLSLVNVRIVSDENLRSVNVQIETENTSYFGASRHKLSAFSPLIFRSSSCHHPLLASTLVKIMQDEGNRSVIGKDENAVRQLISMITSDNRHVVEQACVALSSLARDVSVAMQLMKCDIMKPTETVLKSAAPDEVISVLQVVVTLAFVSDSVSQKMLTKDMLKSLKSLCAHKNPEVQRQALLAVGNLAFCLENRRILITSESLRELLMRLTVTPEPRVNKAAARALAILGENDILRRSIKGRQVPKQGLRILTMDGGGMKGLATVQILKEIEKGSGKRIHELFDLICGTSTGGMLAIALGVKLMTLEQCEEIYKNLGKLVFAEPVPKDNEAASWREKLDQLYKSSSQSFRVVIHGSKHSADEFERLLKEMCADEDGDLLIESAVKNVPKVFVVSTLVSVMPAQPFIFRNYQYSVGTPEMSYAFSDHSGGSTLTSSTASDQAGYYKQSAFMGSCKHQVWQAIRASSAAPYYLDDFSVDSYRWQDGAIVANNPTIFAIREAQLLWPDTKIDCLVSIGSGSVPTRVRKGGWRYLDTGQVLIESACSVERVEEALSTLLPMLPEIQYFRFNPVDDRCGMELDETDPAIWLKLEAAIDEYIQSNSQVLKNVCERLTLPFLNDEKWCENLKPRFMNGKQPNRRESSPSLGWRRNVLLVEAQHSPDSGRVKHHARALESFCSSNGIKLSSLHATPGGPKPSPGTAFPTPFNSPLISGSLPTSPLLFTPDHGPQKFNRIDMVPPLSLDGGHAGKTILSPPSSPPPKRQLYLPLRQMHEKLQNLPQVGIIHLALQNDSNGSILSWQNDVFVVAEPGDLADKFLQSVKFSILSVMQSNRRKAASILSNICSISDLVRIKKCFQVGNIIHRYIGRQTQVMEDDQEIAAFMFRRTVPSTHLTPDDIRWMVGAWRDRIILYSGTFGPTQAVVKAFLDSGAKAVIGPSTEPQETPLITSQGSPFEYNIGENGKFEIGEEEDEEEEEAEREQMEPPTPTATSDWEDSDHEKMNRDDNKCSGLWEDEEEQVSEFVCQLYDMLFRENASVDAALQKALASHRKLRYTCHLPNV, from the exons ATGTCGTGGGGGTTAGGGTGGAAGAGATCGTCGGAGAGTTTCCGTCTGAGTCTCTCTTACGGCGCGGACGATCTAAACGAGGATCCAATCCGATCACCGTCCGCTTCTCCGTTCGGATCTCCGACGTCGATCACGTCATCCGCCTGCTCGTCTCCCTCCGCGGTGGAGGATCCGGAGCTAGGTTTCCGGATCGATTTGGACTGGACGGCGGGGGATTCCGAGGATCAGGTCGCGTTGCGGCTCGAGTCGCAGCTGATGGTGGCTTTGCCTGCGCCGAACGATACGGTGGTGGTTGAATTCAACGGGGAAGGAGAGGAAGTTGGGGTGGTGATGAGAGTTGAGAAACGGAGAGAGCCGTTGCGTGCAGTTACGTTGATGAAAGCTGCTGGCTCTGGTCAGCAGTACGATGGTGTAGGGGTGTTAACGAGGCTGATGAGGTCTGATATGATGCCTGCGGCGATTCCTGCGCCGGCTATTGATGTTGCTTCGTCATGTGGGGAGCATTGGAAGACTGTGACCTCGTTGAGTCTGTCTGGTGTTGGTTTGTTG GTAATGCCTGTTGAAGTGACTGAGTTGCCTCTTCTTGAGAAGCTTTGCCTTGAGAACAATAAATTGTCAGTTTTGCCACCTGAGCTAGGGAAGCTGAAGAACCTTAAAGTTCTTAGAGTTGACAACAACTTGCTTATCTCTGTTCCAG CGGAACTAAGACAATGCGTAGGTCTTGTCGAATTATCCTTGGAACACAATAAACTCATCCGGCCTCTGCTTGATTTCAG GGCGATGGCTGGGCTACGAATACTACGGCTTTTTGGTAATCCCCTTGAGTTCCTTCCAGAGATATTACCTTTGCATCAGCTTCGCCAGTTGTCTCTTGTAAATGTCAGAATTGTGTCTGATGAGAATCTTAGATCAGTAAATGTACAGATAGAG ACAGAAAACACTTCCTATTTTGGGGCATCTAGGCACAAGCTAAGTGCCTTCTCTCCCCTTATATTCCGTTCTTCGTCCTGTCACCATCCTCTTCTAGCATCTACATTGGTGAAGATAATGCAAGATGAAGGAAACCGTTCTGTTATTGGTAAAGATGAAAATGCAGTGAGGCAGCTTATAAGTATGATAACTAGTGACAATCGCCATGTG GTTGAGCAAGCATGTGTTGCTTTATCGTCTCTTGCTCGAGATGTTAGCGTAGCAATGCAGCTGATGAAGTGTGATATAATGAAGCCAACTGAAACTGTTCTGAAATCTGCGGCCCCAGACGAAGTGATATCTGTGCTACAAGTCGTGGTCACCCTAGCTTTCGTATCTGATTCCGTTTCTCAGAAGATGCTCACCAAGGATATGCTGAAATCCTTAAAATCCCTTTGTGCTCATAAGAATCCTGAA GTTCAAAGACAAGCCTTATTAGCAGTTGGGAACTTGGCCTTCTGTTTGGAAAATCGTCGTATTCTGATTACTTCCGAGAGTTTGAGGGAGTTATTGATGCGGTTGACTGTCACACCTGAACCACGAGTCAATAAAGCTGCAGCTCGAGCTTTGGCAATTCTTG GAGAAAATGATATTCTGCGACGTTCCATAAAAGGTAGGCAAGTACCAAAACAAGGACTGCGTATACTCACCATGGATGGAGGTGGAATGAAAGGTCTTGCAACGGTGCAGATTCTCAAAGAGATTGAGAAGGGAAGTGGCAAGCGTATACATGAACTATTTGACCTTATATGTGGCACATCAACAGGAGGAATGCTAGCTATTGCTCTTGGTGTCAAGCTTATGACACTGGAGCAATGCGAAGAAATTTACAAGAATCTAG GAAAGCTTGTTTTTGCTGAACCTGTCCCAAAGGACAATGAAGCTGCAAGTTGGCGGGAAAAGTTGGATCAACTATATAAAAGTTCATCGCAAAGTTTCAGAGTTGTCATCCATGGATCCAAG CATAGCgcagacgagttcgagagactGTTAAAGGAAATGTGTGCTGATGAGGATGGGGACTTACTAATAGAATCAGCTGTGAAGAATGTTCCGAAAGTTTTTGTCGTATCTACTCTTGTTAGTGTGATGCCTGCGCAACCATTTATATTCCGGAACTACCAG TATTCTGTTGGAACTCCGGAAATGTCATATGCATTTTCAGATCATTCAGGCGGCAGTACATTAACTTCATCAACTGCCAGTGATCAAGCTGGCTACTACAAGCAAAGTGCGTTTATGGGAAGTTGTAAGCATCAGGTTTGGCAAGCAATACGCGCATCATCAGCTGCTCCATATTATCTTGATGATTTTTCAGTCG ATTCATACCGCTGGCAAGATGGTGCAATAGTGGCAAACAATCCTACTATATTTGCCATTAGAGAAGCACAACTTCTATGGCCTGACACAAAGATTGACTGCTTGGTTTCGATTGGCTCTGGCTCTGTACCAACAAGG GTACGTAAAGGTGGATGGCGTTACTTAGATACTGGACAAGTACTGATTGAGAGTGCTTGCTCAGTGGAACGGGTTGAAGAAGCTCTAAGCACATTGCTTCCTATGTTGCCAGAGATACAATATTTTCGATTCAACCCAG TTGATGATCGTTGTGGAATGGAGTTGGATGAGACTGATCCAGCGATTTGGCTAAAATTAGAAGCTGCAATTGATGAATACATACAAAGCAATTCCCAAGTACTTAAAAACGTCTGTGAGAGATTAACACTCCCCTTCCTAAACGATGAGAAGTGGTGTGAGAATTTGAAACCACGGTTTATGAATGGAAAGCAACCAAACAGAAGAG AGAGCAGTCCTTCTCTAGGATGGAGACGCAATGTTTTGCTTGTGGAGGCTCAGCATAGTCCTGACTCAGGGAGAGTTAAGCATCACGCTCGTGCACTTGAGTCATTTTGTTCGAGTAATGGAATAAAGTTATCTTCACTACATGCTACTCCTGGAGGCCCGAAACCATCTCCAGGAACTGCATTCCCCACACCATTTAACTCTCCTCTAATAAGCGGAAGCTTGCCTACGAGCCCCCTTCTCTTCACTCCTGATCATGGCCCACAAAAGTTTAACAGGATTGACATGGTTCCACCACTTAGCTTGGACGGAGGTCATGCTGGAAAGACCATTTTGTCGCCTCCATCATCTCCTCCACCAAAAAGACAACTCTATCTTCCATTACGTCAAATGCATGAAAAGCTACAGAATTTACCCCAAGTGGGGATTATACATCTCGCGCTTCAGAATGATTCTAATGGTTCGATTCTAAG TTGgcaaaatgatgtatttgtggTTGCTGAACCTGGAGATCTAGCGGATAAGTTTCTCCAAAGCGTCAAATTCAGTATATTATCAGTCATGCAAAGCAATCGCCGAAAGGCTGCATCAATTCTTTCCAACATCTGCTCAATCTCGGATCTGGTGCGTATCAAGAAATGCTTCCAGGTTGGGAATATCATCCACCGTTATATCGGACGCCAAACCCAA GTGATGGAAGATGATCAAGAAATCGCAGCATTTATGTTCCGCAGAACGGTCCCTTCGACCCACCTAACTCCAGATGACATTCGCTGGATG GTAGGAGCATGGAGAGACAGGATTATACTCTACTCAGGAACATTTGGACCAACACAAGCTGTAGTTAAAGCCTTCTTAGACTCTGGTGCCAAAGCTGTGATTGGTCCTTCAACCGAACCGCAAGAGACACCTCTAATCACATCTCAAGGTTCCCCATTTGAATACAACATTGGAGAAAACGGTAAGTTTGagattggagaagaagaagacgaagaagaagaggaagccgAAAGGGAACAGAT